From a single Tachypleus tridentatus isolate NWPU-2018 chromosome 6, ASM421037v1, whole genome shotgun sequence genomic region:
- the LOC143252825 gene encoding chitin deacetylase 1-like, whose amino-acid sequence MTSRTVRFIVVLGLLTNVLCVSVVKRQAESGNADTKNDADLCKGRSPSEYFRLTAKEDCRDVVRCSVQGLLALRCPTGLAFDIEKQTCDWKSHVKNCDQIEKPRLATPLLSTDEPICSENQLACGNGDCIERSLFCDGEAQCSDGSDENACTKETDPNRAPPCDTKQCTLPDCFCSSDGTLIPGEKDPNNIPQMVMITFDDAINNNNIDIYNEIFREGRNNPNGCAIKGTFFISHKYTNYSAVQEFHRKGHEIAAHSITHRDDETYWSSASLETWAKEMAGVRLILEKYANITDNSIVGVRSPYLRLGGNAQFRMMEEQAFLYDSSITAPLSNPPLWPYTLYFSMPHKCHGNGQNCPTRSHAVWEMVMNELDRREDPTFDEDLAGCAMVDSCSNLITGDQFYNFLNHNMERHYTTNRAPLGLFFHAGFLKLNPEFMDAMLSWIDEMLDKKDIYFVTMTQVLQWMQNPTELSSIQNFSPWKEKCEVKGQPYCSIPNACPLTTRELPGETVRLHTCMECPQNYPWIEDPTGDYFAFKK is encoded by the exons ATGACATCAAGAACTGTACGATTCATAGTGGTATTAggactgttaactaatg TGCTATGCGTGTCTGTCGTTAAAAGACAGGCTGAAAGCGGAAATGCCGACACTAAGAATGATGCCGATCTTTGTAAAGGTCGTTCTCCTAGTGAGTATTTCCGTCTAACAGCAAAGGAGGACTGTCGAGACGTGGTTCGTTGTTCAGTGCAAGGTCTTTTGGCTCTGAGGTGTCCAACAGGGTTAGCATTTGATATCGAAAAACAAACCTGCGATTGGAAGTCTCATGTGAAGAACTGTGACCAAATTGAGAAACCACGGTTGGCTACTCCTCTGCTGTCTACAGACGAACCAATTTGTAGTGAGAACCAGTTGGCTTGTGGAAATGGTGATTGTATTGAACGTAGTTTGTTCTGCGATGGAGAGGCTCAATGTTCTGATGGATCCGACGAAAACGCTTGTA caAAAGAAACAGACCCTAACAGAGCGCCACCTTGTGACACAAAGCAATGCACTCTGCCAGACTGTTTCTGTTCTTCTGACGGAACTTTAATACCTGGAGAAAAAGATCCAAATAATATTCCTCAGATGGTCATGATTACTTTTGATGACGctatcaacaataataatatcgacatttacaatgaaatattcaGGGAAGGCAGAAATAATCCAAATGGATGTGCAATCAAGGGTACCTTCTTTATTTCACATAAATACACCAACTACTCTGCAGTTCAAGAATTTCACCGAAAAGGGCACGAAATTGCAGCTCATTCTATCAC ACACCGAGATGACGAGACATATTGGAGCAGCGCTAGTCTTGAAACCTGGGCTAAGGAAATGGCAGGAGTGAGATTAATCTTGGAAAAATATGCCAATATCACTGACAACTCAATCGTTGGTGTTCGTTCTCCTTACTTACGATTGGGTGGTAACGCTCAGTTCCGTATGATGGAAGAACAAGCATTCTTGTACGATTCTTCTATCACTGCACCTCTGTCTAATCCTCCTCTGTGGCCCTACACCCTGTACTTTAGCATGCCTCATAAGTGCCATGGTAATGGACAGAACTGCCCCACACGCTCACATGCTGTCTGGGAGATGGTCATGAATGAGCTGGATCGTCGCGAAGATCCAACTTTCGATGAAGACCTGGCTGGCTGTGCTATGGTGGACAGCTGTAGTAACCTAATTACTGGAGACCAGTTCTACAATTTCCTCAATCACAACATGGAGAGACACTACACTACCAACAGGGCTCCTCTTGGCCTGTTTTTCCACGCCGGATTTCTCAAGCTGAATCCCGAATTTATGGATGCAATGCTTAGTTGGATAGACGAAATGCTGGACAAAAAGGACATTTACTTCGTAACAATGACACAGGTTCTCCAGTGGATGCAAAATCCTACAGAACTTAGTTCAATACAGAATTTCTCCCCATGGAAAGAAAAGTGTGAGGTCAAAGGTCAGCCTTACTGCAGTATCCCCAACGCTTGCCCTTTGACCACACGGGAACTTCCAGGAGAAACCGTTCGGCTACATACCTGTATGGAATGTCCCCAGAATTATCCTTGGATAGAAGATCCCACCGGAGATTACTTTGCtttcaagaaataa